From Pseudomonas hefeiensis, one genomic window encodes:
- a CDS encoding ABC transporter permease — protein sequence MARLPLLRLFSLAVRQLLRDARAGELRVLFFALLVAVAASTAIGYFGARLNGAMMMRATEFLGADLLLEGSSPARPEQIRGGIDLGLEHARVVEFSSVVATDNGIQLSSVKAVDDIYPLRGELKSAPAPFAPEETGGRPNPGEAWVEARLLTALDLKIGDSIDVGNQPLRLSRVLTYEPDRAGNFYSLTPRVMINLKDLDATGVVQPGSRVSYRDLWRGPAPALQTYRDLIKPGLEPNQRLQDARDGNRQIGGALGKAERYLNMASLVAVLLSGVAVALSANRFATRRFDASALLRCLGLSRRETMVLFSLQLTVLGLLASLSGALLGWVAQLGLFALLHDLLPTTVPPGGLLPAIAGIGTGMVALAGFALPPLAALGRVPPLRVLRRDMLPIPSSTWVVYGAALGALGLIMWRLSLDLVLTFALLGGGVIAALVLGGLLLLLLQSLRRMLARASLPWRLGLGQLLRHPLAAAGQALAFGLILLSMALIALLRGELLDTWQNQLPKNAPNYFALNILPNDKQAFTDKLLELSAQSAPLYPVVPGRLISINGEPAKEFVTKDSAGDRALQRDLSLTWAADLPAGNVVTAGTWWPQQPPDDIPGVSVEDKVAENLKIQLGDRLVFNVGGVNREAKVTSLREINWDNFQPNFFMIFQPGTLKDLPATYLTSFYLAAGHDQQIVDLSRAFPAVTILQVEALLEQLRSILAQVTLAVEYVLLFVLAAGMAVLFSGLQATLDERIHQGALLRALGAERTLLVKARRIEFGLLGAVSGLLAALGSELVSLVLYRYAFDLPWHPHPWLLVLPLVGALLIGAAGVFGTRRALNASPLTVLREG from the coding sequence TGCGCCTGTTCAGTCTCGCTGTCCGTCAATTGCTGCGCGACGCCCGCGCCGGCGAGTTGCGCGTGCTGTTCTTCGCCCTACTGGTGGCGGTGGCAGCGAGTACCGCCATCGGCTACTTCGGCGCCCGCCTCAACGGCGCGATGATGATGCGCGCCACCGAATTCCTTGGCGCCGACCTGCTGCTCGAAGGCAGCTCGCCTGCCCGCCCCGAACAGATTCGCGGTGGCATCGATCTGGGCCTCGAACATGCCCGGGTGGTGGAGTTCTCCAGCGTCGTGGCCACCGACAATGGCATTCAGCTTTCCAGCGTCAAGGCCGTCGATGACATCTACCCCCTGCGCGGCGAACTGAAAAGCGCCCCCGCCCCGTTCGCCCCGGAAGAAACCGGCGGACGACCGAACCCTGGCGAGGCCTGGGTCGAAGCACGGCTGCTGACAGCACTGGACCTGAAAATTGGCGACAGCATCGACGTCGGCAACCAGCCACTGCGCCTGAGCCGTGTGTTGACCTACGAACCGGATCGCGCCGGCAATTTCTATAGCCTCACGCCCCGGGTCATGATCAACCTCAAGGATCTGGACGCTACCGGCGTCGTGCAGCCCGGCAGCCGCGTCAGTTATCGCGACCTGTGGCGCGGCCCGGCGCCAGCGCTGCAAACCTACCGCGACCTGATCAAGCCGGGCCTGGAGCCCAACCAGCGTCTGCAGGATGCACGCGATGGCAACCGGCAGATCGGTGGCGCCCTGGGCAAAGCCGAACGGTACCTGAACATGGCCAGCCTGGTGGCAGTGCTGCTGTCCGGCGTCGCCGTCGCTCTTTCGGCCAACCGCTTTGCCACCCGACGTTTTGATGCCAGCGCACTGCTGCGCTGCCTGGGGTTGTCACGCCGGGAAACCATGGTGCTGTTCAGCCTGCAATTGACCGTGCTGGGTCTGCTGGCCAGCCTCAGCGGTGCCTTGCTCGGCTGGGTCGCCCAACTGGGACTGTTTGCACTGCTGCATGACCTGTTACCCACCACCGTCCCGCCGGGTGGCCTGCTGCCGGCCATTGCCGGAATCGGCACCGGAATGGTGGCGTTGGCGGGCTTCGCCCTGCCCCCACTGGCTGCATTGGGACGGGTCCCTCCCTTGCGCGTTTTGCGCCGGGACATGCTGCCGATTCCTTCCAGCACCTGGGTGGTCTATGGGGCCGCCCTGGGTGCCCTTGGCCTGATCATGTGGCGCTTGAGCCTGGACCTGGTCCTGACCTTCGCCCTGCTTGGCGGTGGCGTCATCGCAGCGTTGGTGCTCGGCGGCCTGCTGTTGCTGCTGCTCCAGAGCCTGCGCAGGATGCTGGCCCGCGCCTCGTTGCCCTGGCGGCTTGGCCTGGGCCAGCTACTGCGCCACCCGTTGGCGGCGGCCGGCCAGGCGTTGGCATTCGGCCTGATTCTGTTGTCCATGGCGCTGATCGCCCTCTTGCGCGGCGAGCTGCTGGACACCTGGCAAAACCAGTTGCCGAAAAACGCTCCGAACTATTTCGCCCTGAACATCCTGCCCAACGACAAGCAGGCCTTCACCGACAAGTTGCTGGAATTGTCAGCACAATCGGCTCCCCTCTACCCCGTGGTCCCGGGACGCCTGATCAGTATCAACGGCGAGCCGGCCAAGGAGTTTGTCACCAAGGACTCGGCCGGAGACCGGGCCCTGCAGCGCGACCTGAGCCTGACCTGGGCTGCGGACCTGCCGGCGGGCAACGTCGTCACGGCCGGGACCTGGTGGCCACAGCAGCCACCGGACGATATTCCGGGCGTTTCGGTAGAAGACAAGGTGGCCGAGAACCTCAAGATCCAACTGGGGGACCGTCTGGTTTTCAACGTGGGCGGCGTCAATCGCGAGGCGAAGGTCACCAGCTTGCGAGAGATCAACTGGGACAACTTCCAGCCTAACTTTTTCATGATCTTCCAACCCGGCACACTGAAGGATCTACCGGCCACCTATCTCACCAGCTTCTATCTGGCGGCGGGCCACGACCAGCAGATTGTCGACCTGTCCCGGGCCTTCCCGGCGGTGACGATCCTGCAAGTCGAAGCCCTGCTCGAACAGTTGCGCAGCATCCTGGCCCAGGTGACCCTGGCCGTGGAATATGTGTTGCTGTTTGTACTGGCTGCGGGAATGGCCGTGCTGTTCTCCGGCCTGCAAGCCACCCTCGATGAACGGATCCATCAGGGTGCGCTGCTCCGCGCACTGGGTGCCGAACGAACCTTGTTGGTCAAAGCCCGGCGCATCGAGTTCGGCCTGCTGGGAGCGGTCAGTGGCTTGCTCGCGGCCCTGGGTTCGGAACTGGTGAGCCTGGTGCTTTACCGTTACGCGTTCGACCTGCCCTGGCATCCGCATCCATGGCTGCTGGTACTGCCTTTGGTCGGAGCATTATTGATCGGGGCCGCCGGTGTGTTCGGCACGCGTCGAGCCCTCAATGCCAGCCCGCTGACAGTCTTGCGCGAGGGTTGA
- the greB gene encoding transcription elongation factor GreB, translating to MSRYRPPRTAGTALITPEGEARMRAEFHELWHVRRPQVTQAVSEAAAQGDRSENAEYTYGKKMLREIDSRVRFLTKRLEALKVVSEKPSDPNKVYFGAWVTVEDEDGKESRYRIVGPDELDLKKNLISIDSPLARALIGKALDAEIKVQTPAGEQLLYVTHIEYI from the coding sequence ATGAGCCGTTATCGCCCACCCCGCACCGCCGGCACCGCGCTGATCACCCCCGAGGGCGAGGCGCGGATGCGCGCCGAATTTCATGAGCTGTGGCATGTGCGCCGTCCTCAGGTGACCCAGGCGGTCAGCGAGGCGGCGGCCCAGGGGGATCGCTCGGAAAATGCCGAATACACCTATGGCAAAAAAATGCTGCGGGAAATCGACAGCCGCGTGCGTTTCCTCACCAAGCGCCTGGAAGCCCTCAAGGTGGTCAGTGAAAAACCCAGTGACCCAAACAAAGTGTATTTCGGCGCCTGGGTCACGGTTGAAGATGAGGACGGCAAAGAGTCTCGCTATCGCATCGTCGGCCCCGACGAACTGGACCTGAAGAAGAACCTCATCAGCATCGACTCGCCGTTGGCGCGGGCGTTGATCGGCAAAGCGCTGGATGCTGAGATCAAGGTTCAAACGCCCGCCGGCGAACAACTTTTATATGTCACGCACATTGAATACATATAA
- a CDS encoding class I SAM-dependent methyltransferase, whose protein sequence is MNASSPLVRLAPITANLLQRNPKILLGGTHQPTLLRYLDGWPRRKHGPAAFLIQFVEDGESLARFANDSFDLAVIQSPSATHASEMIRQLTRVARQGLITRR, encoded by the coding sequence ATGAACGCATCCAGCCCCCTTGTACGTCTTGCGCCGATCACGGCGAACCTTCTGCAACGCAATCCAAAAATCCTCCTGGGTGGTACTCACCAGCCAACGCTGTTGCGCTATCTCGACGGCTGGCCGCGACGCAAGCACGGGCCTGCGGCGTTCCTTATTCAGTTTGTCGAAGACGGTGAGTCCCTGGCGCGTTTTGCCAACGACAGTTTCGATCTGGCCGTTATCCAGTCCCCGAGTGCGACGCACGCCAGCGAAATGATCCGGCAATTGACCCGCGTGGCCCGACAGGGGCTGATTACTCGGCGTTGA
- a CDS encoding DoxX family protein, which yields MSTFINKVLFTQAGYGLTVLRIVVGIIFTAHGSQKLFGLFGGYGLTGTAQWMESIGLTPGYLMATLAGGTEFFAGLALIIGLLARPAALGLAFLSLVAIFSVHIGNGLFMANNGYEFALALLAGSVAVLIEGAGKLSVDQAIAR from the coding sequence ATGAGCACTTTCATCAACAAAGTACTGTTTACCCAAGCTGGCTATGGCCTGACTGTCCTGCGCATCGTTGTCGGGATCATCTTCACCGCCCACGGCTCACAGAAACTCTTCGGCCTGTTCGGTGGCTACGGCTTGACGGGGACAGCGCAGTGGATGGAAAGCATCGGCCTGACTCCCGGTTACCTGATGGCGACACTGGCCGGCGGCACCGAGTTTTTCGCCGGGCTGGCATTGATCATCGGCCTGTTGGCCCGTCCAGCGGCGTTGGGACTGGCCTTCCTGTCGCTGGTGGCGATTTTCTCCGTGCACATTGGCAACGGGCTGTTCATGGCCAACAACGGTTATGAGTTTGCCCTGGCGTTGCTGGCAGGCAGCGTTGCGGTGCTGATCGAAGGTGCGGGCAAGCTGTCGGTCGACCAGGCCATTGCTCGCTGA